Proteins encoded together in one Dermacentor variabilis isolate Ectoservices chromosome 2, ASM5094787v1, whole genome shotgun sequence window:
- the LOC142572438 gene encoding transmembrane protein 126 isoform X1 — translation MSQSVKKTCDTLSPLTDRSTGVVTFTSRSNAPPNAVLLTKEAALQHQWELFSQWKPTRDVWPVTYGAAISGIAAAFGGIVLNAIFRKHYVLRSIGLAATTLPNFAIPGVLAYIGSTQAMHNIIVMDTQCVVCTQTKATALQLGFGAIYPCIMAPLSCLTIAARSFTYPVPPFRTHYKDILADIYRTFRKHRITLAGLAALQCIVAFGLIHMQMDSMIKHIPRDPSCRRRGSLEGAHIQ, via the exons ATGTCGCAATCTGTGAAGAAAACATGCGACACACTGAGTCCCCTGACTGACCGTTCAACGGGTGTGGTAACTTTCACATCACGAAGTAATGCTCCACCGAACGCCGTGTTGCTGACCAAGGAAGCGGCGCTGCAGCATCAGTGGGAACTTTTCTCTCAGTGGAAACCAACACGTGATGT GTGGCCTGTCACATACGGCGCTGCAATATCTGGAATTGCAGCAGCATTTGGCGGCATTGTGCTGAATGCCATATTCAGGAAGCATTATGTGTTGCGAAGTATTGGCCTAGCAGCCACAACTTTACCCAACTTCGCCATTCCTGGCGTGCTCGCATACATTGGAAGCACTCAAGCAATGCACAACATCATTGTTATGGACACTCAGTGTGTTGTATGCACACAGACAAAAGCTACGGCATTGCAGCTAGGTTTCGGAGCCATCTACCCATGCATCATGGCTCCACTGTCTTGCCTGACCATTGCTGCACGCTCATTTACTTATCCAGTGCCCCCCTTCAGAACACACTACAAGGACATCCTCGCCGACATTTACAGAACCTTCAGGAAGCACAGGATTACGCTGGCTGGCTtagcagcccttcagtgcattgTTGCCTTTGGCCTGATCCACATGCAGATGGATTCCATGATCAAG
- the LOC142572438 gene encoding transmembrane protein 126 isoform X2 → MSQSVKKTCDTLSPLTDRSTGVVTFTSRSNAPPNAVLLTKEAALQHQWELFSQWKPTRDVWPVTYGAAISGIAAAFGGIVLNAIFRKHYVLRSIGLAATTLPNFAIPGVLAYIGSTQAMHNIIVMDTQCVVCTQTKATALQLGFGAIYPCIMAPLSCLTIAARSFTYPVPPFRTHYKDILADIYRTFRKHRITLAGLAALQCIVAFGLIHMQMDSMIKVQRKLAEL, encoded by the exons ATGTCGCAATCTGTGAAGAAAACATGCGACACACTGAGTCCCCTGACTGACCGTTCAACGGGTGTGGTAACTTTCACATCACGAAGTAATGCTCCACCGAACGCCGTGTTGCTGACCAAGGAAGCGGCGCTGCAGCATCAGTGGGAACTTTTCTCTCAGTGGAAACCAACACGTGATGT GTGGCCTGTCACATACGGCGCTGCAATATCTGGAATTGCAGCAGCATTTGGCGGCATTGTGCTGAATGCCATATTCAGGAAGCATTATGTGTTGCGAAGTATTGGCCTAGCAGCCACAACTTTACCCAACTTCGCCATTCCTGGCGTGCTCGCATACATTGGAAGCACTCAAGCAATGCACAACATCATTGTTATGGACACTCAGTGTGTTGTATGCACACAGACAAAAGCTACGGCATTGCAGCTAGGTTTCGGAGCCATCTACCCATGCATCATGGCTCCACTGTCTTGCCTGACCATTGCTGCACGCTCATTTACTTATCCAGTGCCCCCCTTCAGAACACACTACAAGGACATCCTCGCCGACATTTACAGAACCTTCAGGAAGCACAGGATTACGCTGGCTGGCTtagcagcccttcagtgcattgTTGCCTTTGGCCTGATCCACATGCAGATGGATTCCATGATCAAGGTGCAGAGGAAGCTTGCGGAACTGTGA